Proteins encoded in a region of the Halobacteriovoraceae bacterium genome:
- a CDS encoding efflux RND transporter permease subunit — protein MKNITLYFIKRPILVNFILALNFIIGGYFIYKVPKEAFPGVSMNQIVIVTKYPGASAKDVELNVTAKLEEKIAEIGNIKEYRSSSIESVSRVTIFADDNLNELQFKDLLSDVQTEVDKIDDFPSDIEGQPIITSVTTEDRPIMEIAFAGDYNHLKNTLHEIENDLRKVSGVSNVTLVGLPDEEIHIEVDAQKAQEKEIDLNSIYFAINTRNQVGTGGTLESFLSQKKIVSFNKYEKAEDVLNTVIRMSPDGQGVYLSDVAEINYRPKDEKLIVRNNGNRGASILVAIRSGVDQLKVSDKIKEFLQNKELPDGVSYKLNNDVSDNARSKFSLLKNNGLIGFTLVLILLFYFLGGKPAFWTAFGIPFTVFGSMIMFVPMGMTLNSVSMGAFVIVLGMIVDDAMVISERFDVNIEDGQSPEEAASNAVGRLWRPVLAASLTTITAFMPLLSLGGLPGKFIWQMPTVVMMALFVSLIDCYLLLPAHLAHGASKRGQYQKSKVVIIWENLYEKMLRRLIDFRYFVMLGFLLILGFSVFIGATKVRKDSFPQEASEGFTIKATLKKGYAPEKVEEIISGLEKSIQNLKKSELVGYTTRIGTHSLSSLTNLGTEENLVAFMVYLTPYSERNRTAQDIVDELRDSHYRLYSEKGYDLEFDLMRIGPPLGEPFEIIVSSNNNENRASSSSKVANFLKTIEGLSDVKDDQIEGKDEINLRLNYKKVAQAGLTPADIIRTLRIAFDGQVVTDYSSINNTYDFRLRLNKKSRGDFDFVSNLPIANKRGQLIKLNTMIEYEQRPSFAEIKHFNGQRSTSITGNINTQKITAVEMLGQFNEKFVKDKNVKYTISGRPVEEEKIFSGLKIAALLAIVGIYFILSLMFDSYAKPFLILTVIPFGVVGIFLSFFAHGLPISMFAGIGLIGLSGIVVNDSIVLVDHISQLLKENGKFSKEILIQGAKERLRPISLTTVSTILAVAPTGYAIGGYDPLLSPLSLAILYGLLFGTTVVLIFMPNMYVIGNDLGNFMKKFKGNKKAAHLSVLLIPLLIGLHTQDVKAEEKINIKRIVKLVENTNEFKIQNESVNQSEFGIDAVDGMLDSKLKSKLFKYSSVNYPNPPISLDSEREGYGLSIDYEKMTSFGVKLGLGVGFEDKELGTVPTNNQFSLDAMDSVYKATLAVPLWRNFGSEEYHLNKNAAVFKKETQNLQSKSLKDKLIIEAVKYYWSIVKLEEERIIAQNSLARFKELHKLNVTKRKSGIISKAEFLTSEVEITSREKILKDLESRIRTEKLSLESVLELESSVLIVNDKMKASSSLLNSNQNSALNLVESGLTFKQMQNNSEFFNELVSVENEKAKSNIDFFVSLKSFGRGDDLSNSISENTQDKYEVFAGITWDFDLGTKKNDSAKATAMSRKRQADYRRDKTKLQLVKGVKTLKEKVMSNKEQIVFLEKMKKQQFSILKAEKKRFRNGRITTLDYVKLQEAFDRSSLQVIALNYLNEITALNLYFTVGKTDEYLKTYME, from the coding sequence ATGAAAAATATAACTCTTTATTTTATAAAAAGACCAATATTGGTGAACTTTATCTTGGCACTCAATTTTATTATTGGTGGATACTTTATATACAAAGTTCCTAAAGAAGCCTTTCCTGGGGTTTCAATGAACCAAATTGTTATTGTGACTAAATACCCCGGAGCATCGGCTAAAGACGTTGAATTGAATGTCACAGCTAAGTTAGAAGAAAAGATAGCTGAAATTGGAAATATCAAAGAGTATCGTTCAAGTTCCATCGAAAGTGTATCGAGGGTAACAATATTTGCAGACGATAATCTCAATGAGCTTCAATTTAAAGACCTTTTGTCAGACGTCCAAACTGAAGTAGACAAAATTGATGACTTTCCTTCAGATATTGAGGGACAACCCATTATTACAAGTGTCACAACAGAAGATCGCCCAATAATGGAGATAGCCTTTGCTGGAGATTATAACCACTTAAAAAATACCTTACACGAAATTGAAAATGATCTTCGTAAAGTATCAGGTGTCTCAAATGTTACTTTGGTTGGACTGCCCGATGAAGAAATTCATATTGAAGTAGATGCGCAGAAGGCCCAAGAAAAAGAAATTGATCTCAATTCAATATATTTTGCAATCAATACTAGAAATCAAGTAGGAACTGGTGGAACATTGGAATCTTTTTTGTCTCAAAAAAAGATTGTTTCTTTCAATAAATACGAAAAAGCAGAAGATGTTTTAAATACTGTAATTAGAATGTCTCCCGACGGGCAAGGTGTTTATTTAAGTGATGTTGCTGAAATCAACTATAGACCAAAAGATGAAAAACTCATTGTTCGTAACAATGGAAATCGCGGAGCTTCAATATTAGTGGCCATCAGAAGCGGCGTAGATCAATTAAAAGTCTCTGATAAAATTAAAGAGTTTTTACAAAATAAAGAACTCCCCGATGGAGTATCTTATAAGCTAAATAATGATGTTTCTGATAATGCTAGAAGTAAATTTTCACTTCTTAAAAATAATGGCTTGATAGGGTTTACTCTAGTTTTAATACTACTTTTTTACTTTCTTGGTGGAAAGCCAGCCTTTTGGACTGCTTTTGGAATTCCTTTCACGGTCTTTGGAAGCATGATTATGTTTGTTCCTATGGGAATGACTCTAAACTCAGTTTCAATGGGGGCATTTGTAATCGTTCTTGGGATGATTGTTGATGATGCTATGGTGATAAGTGAAAGATTTGATGTAAATATCGAAGATGGGCAATCCCCAGAGGAAGCGGCCAGTAATGCTGTTGGAAGGCTTTGGCGACCAGTTTTAGCAGCTTCACTAACGACCATTACAGCATTCATGCCTCTTTTGTCTCTTGGTGGGCTTCCGGGGAAGTTCATATGGCAAATGCCAACGGTTGTTATGATGGCCCTATTTGTTTCCTTAATAGATTGCTATTTATTACTCCCTGCTCACTTAGCACACGGAGCTAGTAAACGAGGACAATACCAAAAAAGCAAGGTTGTTATAATCTGGGAAAATCTCTATGAAAAAATGCTTCGCAGGCTCATTGATTTTCGTTACTTTGTGATGCTTGGCTTTCTTTTAATACTTGGCTTTAGCGTATTTATCGGAGCTACCAAAGTTAGAAAAGACTCATTTCCTCAAGAGGCCTCAGAAGGGTTTACAATAAAAGCGACCCTTAAAAAAGGATATGCACCTGAAAAAGTTGAAGAAATAATCAGCGGATTAGAAAAGAGTATCCAAAATCTAAAAAAGAGCGAACTTGTAGGCTACACCACTAGAATTGGTACACACAGTTTGAGTTCTCTCACAAACTTGGGAACCGAAGAGAATTTAGTCGCCTTTATGGTTTATTTAACACCATATAGTGAACGAAATAGAACGGCTCAAGATATTGTAGATGAGCTTCGAGATAGTCATTATAGATTGTACTCTGAAAAAGGATATGATTTAGAATTTGATTTGATGAGGATTGGCCCCCCACTTGGTGAGCCATTTGAAATTATTGTTTCTTCTAATAATAATGAAAATCGCGCAAGCTCTTCTTCAAAAGTTGCAAACTTTCTAAAGACAATTGAGGGGCTTTCAGATGTGAAAGACGATCAAATAGAAGGAAAAGACGAAATTAACCTCAGGCTTAATTATAAAAAAGTTGCCCAAGCAGGTTTAACACCAGCCGACATAATTAGAACTTTAAGAATTGCTTTTGATGGCCAAGTTGTTACAGATTATTCGTCAATTAATAATACTTATGATTTTCGATTAAGGTTGAATAAAAAATCGAGGGGTGATTTTGATTTTGTTTCTAACCTTCCAATAGCAAATAAACGTGGTCAGCTTATAAAGCTAAATACAATGATTGAGTATGAGCAAAGACCATCCTTTGCAGAAATAAAGCACTTTAATGGTCAGCGTTCAACATCTATTACAGGAAACATTAATACTCAGAAAATTACAGCAGTTGAAATGCTTGGGCAATTCAATGAAAAATTTGTTAAGGATAAAAACGTAAAATACACAATAAGTGGTCGACCAGTAGAAGAAGAAAAAATCTTCTCAGGACTAAAAATTGCAGCGTTACTTGCGATTGTTGGAATCTATTTTATCTTGAGCTTGATGTTTGATTCTTATGCAAAACCCTTTTTGATTTTGACTGTAATCCCTTTTGGAGTCGTTGGAATATTTTTATCCTTTTTTGCTCATGGTTTACCAATTTCAATGTTTGCAGGAATCGGGCTAATTGGACTTTCAGGGATTGTGGTTAATGATTCAATTGTTCTCGTAGACCACATAAGTCAACTTCTCAAAGAAAATGGTAAGTTCTCCAAGGAGATTCTTATTCAAGGAGCCAAAGAACGGCTTCGTCCAATTTCTCTGACTACAGTAAGCACAATTCTCGCGGTGGCCCCAACGGGCTACGCTATTGGAGGCTATGATCCTCTGTTGTCTCCACTATCATTGGCCATATTGTATGGGCTTTTATTTGGAACAACAGTCGTTCTTATTTTTATGCCAAATATGTATGTTATTGGTAATGATTTAGGGAACTTTATGAAAAAATTTAAAGGTAACAAAAAGGCAGCACATTTATCAGTTTTATTAATTCCTTTATTAATCGGCTTACATACGCAAGATGTTAAAGCTGAAGAAAAGATAAATATCAAAAGGATTGTAAAGCTTGTCGAAAATACTAATGAATTTAAAATTCAAAATGAGTCTGTGAATCAGTCTGAATTTGGCATTGATGCTGTTGATGGAATGCTTGATTCAAAACTAAAATCAAAACTTTTCAAATACTCCTCGGTGAACTATCCCAACCCACCGATCTCTCTTGATTCTGAAAGAGAGGGATACGGGCTTAGCATTGATTATGAAAAAATGACTTCATTTGGTGTTAAGCTTGGCTTGGGGGTTGGATTTGAGGATAAGGAGCTTGGGACTGTACCGACAAATAATCAATTTAGTCTTGATGCTATGGATAGTGTATATAAGGCCACTCTTGCAGTTCCACTTTGGCGAAATTTTGGCAGTGAGGAATATCACTTAAACAAAAATGCTGCCGTTTTTAAAAAGGAAACTCAAAATCTTCAAAGTAAGTCTTTAAAAGACAAGCTAATTATAGAGGCCGTAAAGTATTATTGGTCTATTGTTAAGTTAGAAGAAGAGCGCATTATTGCTCAGAACTCACTTGCTAGGTTTAAAGAACTACATAAGTTAAACGTAACTAAAAGAAAATCAGGGATTATTAGTAAAGCTGAGTTCTTGACCTCTGAGGTTGAAATTACAAGCCGTGAGAAAATTTTAAAAGATTTAGAGTCTAGGATAAGAACGGAAAAATTAAGCCTAGAAAGTGTTTTAGAATTAGAGTCTTCTGTTCTAATCGTAAATGATAAAATGAAAGCATCAAGTTCACTTCTAAACAGCAACCAAAATTCTGCACTTAATTTAGTAGAATCAGGCCTTACATTTAAACAAATGCAAAACAATAGTGAATTTTTTAATGAGTTAGTTTCAGTTGAAAATGAAAAAGCTAAATCAAATATTGATTTCTTTGTGTCTTTAAAGAGCTTTGGACGTGGTGATGACCTCAGCAACTCAATTAGTGAAAACACTCAAGATAAGTATGAGGTGTTTGCTGGTATTACTTGGGACTTTGACTTAGGAACCAAGAAAAACGATTCTGCTAAAGCGACAGCGATGAGTCGTAAAAGGCAAGCCGACTACAGGAGAGATAAAACAAAGCTTCAGCTTGTAAAGGGAGTTAAGACTTTAAAAGAAAAAGTAATGTCAAACAAAGAACAGA